The DNA sequence ATGGACTTATTTTCGAGAAGTTTATTGATTGAGACCGAGTTCTTCTGGTACTTATGGATAAATGCCCTTTGGAATAATGGCTTAATGATTGTCTTTTACGTAATATTGTAGGACAAGATCGTTATTCTTAACTCGGGTATTGTTAAGAATGTTGGTGTTGTAGGTTTTCTGGAGCAAAGCATCGCCGATGTATTTTTCGTTTCAAAGAATTTTGTTGATGGTGTTTGTATGCCGTCTTTTTCCTCTTGTACTGGGGAGAATGCTATCACGTTCTAGCTCATGGACAATCTTATTTATACTACGCACTTTGTGGTCACGTGTGAGCTTCCGGTTAGGTCAGACAGTTTAAAGACATGTATGGGACAGATGTTTTATCTTCCGGAAAAAAAGAATTTATTTGCGTTCGTAAATAATTTATAAACGATAGCTTGCAGAAGATTGAAAAACGTGAAAAATATGTGTTATACTTTAAAAAATATTTTGAGACCTGCTGTTAAGTATGAATCCATAATAGTAAAATTGGATTCTTGAGTTTTGATCGTGGCTGATCATGGATTATGCCAAGCTAGAGGGAAACCTCACAAAGGAGACAAAATGAAACTATCGTATAAAAAATTATGGGTGAAACTTGTAGAATTAGATATGAAGAAAACAGAGTTTGCTAAGAAGGCGGGAATTAGTTCTGCATCTGTAGCAAAGCTTGGTAAGGGGGCAAATATCACTACAGATGTGCTTGTAAAGATATGCGAGTATCTCAAGTGTGATATTGCTGATATTGCGGAAATAGTCCCAAATGAATCATCAGAGGAGGAGAGCTAAAATGGCGGATAAAAATACAGCCAATATTGGATTTGAAAAACAAATATGGGATGCGGCTTGTGTGCTTCGTGGAAACATGGATGCATCAGAATATAAGAATGTCGTTCTGGGATTGATTTTCCTAAAGTATATTTCAGACAGATTTGATGATAAGTACCAAGAACTTGTTGAAGAAGGCGACGGATTCGAGGAAGATATTGATGAATATACTTCTGAAGGTATTTTCTTTGTACCTGCAGGTGCACGTTGGAGTGAGATAGCAGCAAAAGCACATACTCCGGAAATCGGTACGGTTATTGATAATGCTATGCGGGCTATTGAAAAAGAGAATAAACGATTGAAAGACATTCTCCCTAAGAATTTCGCACGTCCAGAATTGGACAAGCGAAGATTAGGAGATGTGG is a window from the Lachnospiraceae bacterium GAM79 genome containing:
- a CDS encoding helix-turn-helix transcriptional regulator yields the protein MKLSYKKLWVKLVELDMKKTEFAKKAGISSASVAKLGKGANITTDVLVKICEYLKCDIADIAEIVPNESSEEES